In Erigeron canadensis isolate Cc75 chromosome 1, C_canadensis_v1, whole genome shotgun sequence, a single window of DNA contains:
- the LOC122594873 gene encoding F-box/LRR-repeat protein 2-like, with protein MDGFGDDLLLSIFNRIHNQGDRNSFSRVCKKFWKTSSCVRYQRRLHITFPEFLDYILTVAASPNLKTFECHKPLSNQHMSLLAQWCPNLSYLSISLNKCFDPHDQAANFDDDGLCAVTNACMHLSSVLLNRRLHVSDVGVASLFVRSNSLTRLDLSECVNVTDESLKAIGESSHLQSLSLAGCRWITDLGLEYLAKGKVRSCLWKLNLAECDRISDDGIVLLKEMCSLQDLNLSKCGINVTDRGVQTAMSQIPGMFLNLSWLKKVMDVSIFAIGANCRNLVDISLVGCEGVTGKGLLAFVNHTSLQTIDLFSCHHISTKDVESFIAARRRYIKTIIYIRMPESMTRKYFTGWD; from the coding sequence ATGGATGGGTTTGGAGACGACTTGCTACTCTCGATTTTCAACAGAATTCACAACCAAGGTGATCGAAATTCTTTCTCTCGAGTATGTAAGAAATTCTGGAAAACATCATCATGCGTTCGTTACCAGCGTAGGTTACACATAACGTTTCCTGAATTCTTGGACTATATTCTAACGGTCGCTGCATCCCCAAATCTGAAAACCTTTGAATGTCATAAACCACTCTCAAACCAACACATGAGTCTCCTAGCTCAGTGGTGCCCTAACCTCTCCTACCTCAGTATCagtttaaataaatgttttgatCCTCATGACCAGGCTGCTAACTTTGATGATGACGGTCTGTGTGCAGTTACAAATGCTTGTATGCATTTGTCTAGTGTGCTTCTGAACAGGAGGTTACATGTTAGTGATGTTGGAGTTGCTTCTCTATTTGTACGATCGAATTCTTTAACACGTTTAGATTTGAGTGAATGTGTTAATGTTACAGACGAGTCACTCAAAGCTATCGGAGAATCTAGTCATTTACAAAGTTTGAGTTTGGCAGGCTGTCGTTGGATTACTGACTTGGGTTTGGAGTATTTGGCAAAAGGGAAAGTGCGTAGTTGCTTGTGGAAACTTAATCTGGCCGAATGTGATAGGATTAGTGATGATGGTATCGTCTTGTTAAAAGAAATGTGTAGCTTGCAGGACCTGAATCTGTCAAAGTGTGGGATTAATGTGACAGACCGGGGGGTTCAAACTGCAATGTCCCAAATCCCGGGCATGTTTTTGAATCTGTCTTGGTTGAAAAAAGTGATGGATGTTTCAATATTTGCTATTGGTGCGAATTGCAGGAATCTGGTTGATATCAGTTTAGTGGGTTGTGAAGGTGTAACGGGTAAAGGTTTACTTGCTTTCGTAAACCATACTTCACTACAAACTATTGATCTGTTTTCGTGTCACCATATTTCTACGAAAGATGTGGAGTCATTTATCGCCGCCAGGAGAAGGTAtatcaaaactataatatatattcgCATGCCAGAATCAATGACCAGAAAGTACTTTACGGGGTGGGACTGA